GATGTTCTTTCTTAACCTTCCCAAAAGCTATAACCATTGGCTTGTCATTCAATATGTAGCCATTGACGTCCTCCAGCGCTTCAGATGCTTGTTCCTTTTTGGGAAACGTGATGAATGCTTGACCCTTCATGCGTCCTTCTTTCATCAAGGAAATGGAAAATCTAGAAAAGTAAGAGATGCAAAAGCTATGTATAAATATTACCATTTGAAAAGGTTCAAGGCATATTCAAACTTACTGGTGTTTACAtactattttgttgttattgtactgGCAGCAAAAATTATTTTCACATTCTTTCTACCTTTTTATGAAGAGTATGTTTACATTTTTTAATCTACTGAATATTCTAGTTCCATTTAGTGATGGTGCATATTCAAATTTAGACAGTGTTGGTTCTCTAGAGGAGCTTGTGTACTATTACTgtatactattactgctactgttcctATACTTACTGTTtagcttcctcttcattctgccAGAACACATAACGACCAAATATGAACTTGAGATCCTCTTCAGTCGTTGTCTTGGCAAGGTTCTTGATATACAGCTTGACTGAAGGTTCTCCTGCAGTGTAGTTCTTAAAGACTGGTAGTATTGGCCACTCTGTCAAAATGAAAGTCATGTTCAGAATCTTCATTATATATCTTGCATTCAACTTCTGTTTTAGATCACTTGCCCTTTAAAATTAATTTGTGATGTTTCACAGAGACATCAGAATACtttaattattaaaaaaaatattgctttagtgcaaaaaaaaatcctataaTTTTTAGGAAGGTGTAATAAGTAGCTCACTGGCACCTAAGCACATTCAAATGTGCTTAGGTGCCAGTGAGCTACTTTCAACAGACTGTTTTAGATGATCAACAGGACTGCACTCCCACTATatttagaacaacaaaacataaaagcTATAATGGTTCTACTTAATTACCTGATTTAGCAACCCTGTTGTTGagaatttcctctcttttaatgTACTTGTCagcctcctctcccactccaccATGCTCTCTGAAGGACAAGGCTTGATCTCTGCTGACAGTGACTTTATTTTGCCAAAGGTGCCTCTTTCCCTGGGACTGTCAGCCCTTGTAGAGCCTCTGTCTTGGGGAAGAATGGTGTTTTTTAACTTGAGCTCCAGCTTCCGTGATCCTTGAGCCTCGGTCCCTTCAAAGACGTCTCTCACGCTGAACTCTGGTGTTCGTGGGTGAGGGACGGAGGCCTGTTTCAGTAGGGAGAACTTTGGTCTTTTTCTAATGGTGTTTGTAGGTTTGAGTCTCCTCTTGATAGGAACAGGACGGATTTTGACATTTGTTTGcacctccccttcactctccaGTTCGCTTTCAGTTTCAGATGACTCATGGTCAGTATTTTCATGGTTGCTGtccattccttcctcactcttacCCTCCACAATAATGCTTTTGTCCACCGTGTCACTGCCTTTACTCCACAGCACCTCTGACAGATTCTGATACAGAGGATAGAGATCTTGAACTGGTTGGAAAGGTGCAGGTAGGTTCATTTTGTTCATCAAGTGCAGAACCTGAGTGTAAAACTTTGGCACCTCGATGAGAGTCTGTGCAATGTTGCCGATGACACAAGGGGAAGGCGGAGGGTAAAGATACCTGGAACAAACAGTATGAAATGTTATCTGGTAAAAATCTTTTCTTAAAGCATAAACTATAAAAAATTTAAACTATCCTGGAAAATATTATTAGTAAACTGTATTCCTATCAATTTGTGGTTAGTAAAATATTCACACAGtatttaattctaaaagtgccTCTTCCAGCTTGCAGTAAATGTCCCTTGGATTATCATGCAGTCTTTAAAACTGAAATAGTATCTACTTTGCCAGAAACCACCACCTCTTAAATTTGTGAATAACTGTTTGTTTCATACTTGTGAAATGCTTCAGTTGCTGAATGCAACATGTTGCCACAGCTTGTCAGTGTTGTGAGAAGACTGGTGTTGCTTCTTACCTCAGTCTGGGGATGATGGGATGGTGAACTCCTAGAGCTGGTGCAATGGAACACAAATTGACCTCaaattctttcatcttcttgagagtcttttcttcttgggtaacattatcatgcttttcattctccttacatCTGTAACATTGCtatcattagcatcatcattTTGAAAGAAGCATTTCATATAGATCAGTCTTTATCAAATAATGGCtgcatatattattattatgcaaCTCCTGCACTCTTCTAGTCACTtcttaaaacatcttatttacatatttatactATTCATTTAAAAGTGCATTGcacctgctttattttttggctcTCATCCCCTCACATGGCCAACACAGAGTACAGTATTGTCTTGTGCAGTACAGTCGGTGCCAAGCTTCCCTCTCTCCACACTGGAGGCCTCACATTCACCCCACCATCCTCATTGTGGTGTATTGCACTCCAATTTCCTGATATTATTTCCAACACCTAAGGTTTGCTCATATGACCTATCAGGCTTCTTACATATGAAACATTGTCAAATTAAACAAccacaaaataatataaattcttcacacacacattctagaATAAGCAGTGCAACAGCTGAGTGTTACATGTATACCTGTGAGGCTGCTGGGAGGGAGTAAGTGCTGAGTCCCAGTACATGGCTTTCAGCCTCACTCCAAGAAGCTCATGCTGGTGAAGCTTCTCCAGAGCATATCTGCAATCAGCTTCACTTGCAAAGCTAAGGAAAGAACAAATACACTTTAATATTGACAAATTACAAGTGATCTAAATTAAACAAGTACATCTTTTTCATGGGGGTACTCTCTGAATAATTTcagaatatacacacacacacatacacagagtgatagatatatggaacggactggagagagaggtggtgtgtgcaaagtctatacacgactttaagagaaaattagacactGAGATACAGAGACGGGACAACATGAGCATAGGCTCCCCTCCAGTAaaatacaacttggtaaatatacacatacacacactggaatgaaaaaaatgtatacgaATGAATGAACCTTGCCAAAACAGCATCTTTTCTGTGATGTCTTGCAAGCTGGACTGTTCTTGCCCCAAAATGTCTGAGGAGGTCCTTCATGGCTGTCTTGGATATTGACTTGTGGAATGACCACACCTTGAGTTCTGTAGGCATTTTGTGATTTGCTCTGAAAGGAAGGTTACATGAGAACATTCTTTACAGACTTCAATGTTATGATCGTTCATGACCACAATGCTTTCACAGACTAACACTACCATTGCTGCCATTACAGTGTGCCTGAGTGATGACGAGTGAAGTGTGTGCAAGGTTGCTGGAGCACTGGGTTCAGATTCCTCTCACAGCTGAACCTAACACAACTGTAAACTCCTAATGGACCACACAACACTTTCTGGATCACTTTGAGGTGAGAGGCATTTCGATATTTAATTAGTAAAATTTATGACTATAACTGCAAATTcacagaaaaagacaaattaatTACAGCAGGAAGCAAGAGAATCTTTCAAAGTATCTCAATGAAGTCATTTGGTTACTTTTGACCTGTGATAGAATTATGGTCAAAAGTAAAATTCTGCTGTGCATTATGAAGTGTTTGGAATGATGGCTAGGGCACTAATTACTGGTTCTGGCCCCTGGAAGCCCCTCCTCCTAGCATGGCAACATGTGTGATGGGTGGTTAGGTTCACAAAGCGGTATTACTacagtttcaccacaatcagctacgtgtttattacccacctcaagagatagagctcctgattacgagtaatttgaaccccatatatactaggtgcaacctttttgaatggcgacacagattttttttttaatttaagtgtgttttggtgatcagccgtgacaatagcctaccgcatcaaaccctgccacacactgatggtgtcatgCGCTCGCAGCAGCTTGGCGGGCTCcgtgacataccattgtctgagcatgtgcttaattgtttacgctgattggttctgttctttgaaactgaagcggcggccaatgaaaaaataaagcataattatttccaccaatcatgacggcccctgaggttaggtttagttaggttagattaggtttggtttggttaggttgggttgggttaggttgggttaggttaggtttagttaggttgggttaggttaggttaggttcttttctgaacgaaactaattttttctggtagattttggcttgtttttaattaatttaccagtttttttttttttatgcaaatcatgtttcggggctgtaaaaaaaaattggttgatttgcgccaaaaacaagtagtattttacttaaaagcaagccgaaatctaccagaaaaaaatagtttagtccagaaagggcaaggtggtgaaactctgtaggTTTACCACACAAAGCTTATATAAGTATGACGATCAGTAAAGGTGTAAAATAACTCTAGATACCGTAACAAGTATAACCACACCATAATCACCCTCAGAGTGTAATAAGGTGTGTCACTGACTCACTGGGCTCAGGATTGTTAAGGTTACACCGTCACACACATTTGGTGAGGCTGTTGGCTTGTTATGAAGCCCTTGTTAAATTTCGattaattcataaaaaaaataaataacatactTCCTCTAAAACACACTAATGAGTAGTCCATGAAAGGGACCGAAATATTTCGCAGCCCGGCGAGCAATGCGGATTCAAATATTAAATACAGGTTAGGCTTTGCTGTTGTTTAGTTTTAAGATTCTATGACACTGAAAAATTCCACACTTTTAATTCTGTATTAACAACAatttcatttttcgtttttgATTTTTGAAAAGTGAggtagtttcttttctttgcaaaTTCTAACCAAAAATATAACTCAAGCCCTAAGATTTTGGCGCCAATATGAAAAGTTGAAGTAGTCACAACGTATAATTATATGTTTATGATGTGCAGACATAAACCACCCCTACCTCATGAAAATTAAGTTCAATATGAAAGCTTTGAATGGTGAGGCCTTTTCAATAATGCATACACCATAATGACGAGGACACAACTTTGCATTTCCCAGAAATGGTCATATATATCTAGCtgcagttttttcttttctttttcttgagcgTTTAGACGTTTTCCTTTCTGGGAATTTTGATACTGCGGCCCTACCAGTCCTTGTAGGTAGTGGGCAAATTGTCGGATTAAAACCTAATCACTGATAGCCCTGTTGCCTTATTcccctacacaccaccacccatggtacaataacgagagttattgtaccatgccaccaccagtccaccacctctctctctctctctctctcgtttgtgtcgaatcggtatatatatatatatatatatatatatatatatatatatatatatatatatatatatatactgattgccagtatggtttccgtaaaggcagatctactggtgatcttcttactttcctaactgaatcttggtcatcctcttttagggacttcggtgaaacctttgctgtcggccttgacatatcgaaagccttcgatagagtctggcacaaatctttaatttctaaactaccctcctacggattctatccttctctctgtaccttcatctccagtttcctttccgatcgttctattgctgctgtagtagacggtcactgttcttccctaaaactatcaacagtggtgttccacagggttctgtcctatcacccactctctttctattattcatcaatgatctcctaaatctgactcaatgccctatccactcctatgctgatgataccaccttgcattattcaacagcgttcaacagacgcccaacccaacaacaattaaatgactcaaggcgagatgctataggacgcctaacttctgatctttcacttgtttctgattggggcagagaaaacctggttttgttcaatgcctcaaaaactcaatttctacaactatctactcgacataaccttccagacaactatcctctcttcttcaataacactcaacttccctctcctctacattaaacacactcggtctatccttcactaaaaatctaaactggaaatttcacatctctactcttgctaaatcagcttccaagaagttaggtgtcctgtggcgtcttcgtccattttctctccctcccagctgcttgctctgtacagggccttatccgcccgtgtatggagtatggctctcatgtctgggggatccacacacagctttactaaacaaggtggaatctaaagcttttcgtcttatcaactcttctcctctaactgactgtcttgattctttaagtcaccgccgcaatgttgcatctttatctgtcttctaccgctgttttcatgctgtctgctcttctgaacttgctaactgcatgccttccccctcctgcggcctcgctgcacaagactctctacttcttctcatccctattctgtccatcttcctaatgcaagagttaaccagtatcttcactccttcattccctacactggtaaactctggaactctctacctgtgtctgtatttccacctgcctatgacttaaactctttcaaaagaggagtgtcaagacacctcttacgttaactggaccctccttttagattttttgtttttctttctcctactttcctcttaacagggcctggcaaccagcgggattttttttttccaacactttgttttcccttggccagtgcccttgtaatgtaaaaaaaaaaaaaaaaaaaaaatatatatatatatatatatatatatatatatatcatttagcTATTGTTATCAGCTTGTCAGTTGTTGATGATAAATTGTGAAGTTATGGCTCCAGCTATGGTGAGGGAGGACGTGAAGGAGCATCGtgcgggaaaaaaagaaaaaaaaaaaa
The Portunus trituberculatus isolate SZX2019 chromosome 23, ASM1759143v1, whole genome shotgun sequence genome window above contains:
- the LOC123507865 gene encoding LOW QUALITY PROTEIN: RNA-binding region-containing protein 3-like (The sequence of the model RefSeq protein was modified relative to this genomic sequence to represent the inferred CDS: inserted 1 base in 1 codon), encoding MPTELKVWSFHKSISKTAMKDLLRHFGARTVQLARHHRKDAVLASFASEADCRYALEKLHQHELLGVRLKAMYWDSALTPSQQPHRCKENEKHDNVTQEEKTLKKMKEFEVNLCSIAPALGVHHPIIPRLRYLYPPPSPCVIGNIAQTLIEVPKFYTQVLHLMNKMNLPAPFQPVQDLYPLYQNLSEVLWSKGSDTVDKSIIVEGKSEEGMDSNHENTDHESSETESELESEGEVQTNVKIRPVPIKRRLKPTNTIRKRPKFSLLKQASVPHPRTPEFSVRDVFEGTEAQGSRKLELKLKNTILPQDRGSTRADSPRERGTFGKIKSLSAEIKPCPSESMVEWEXEADKYIKREEILNNRVAKSEWPILPVFKNYTAGEPSVKLYIKNLAKTTTEEDLKFIFGRYVFWQNEEEAKQFSISLMKEGRMKGQAFITFPKKEQASEALEDVNGYILNDKPMVIAFGKVKKEHHEDSSAKERSEN